A window of the Methanoculleus horonobensis genome harbors these coding sequences:
- the modA gene encoding molybdate ABC transporter substrate-binding protein: MKASTPATLVALTLMIIAGLLVAGCTTAQQAPEQTTLTVFTAASLTGAFTDIGKAYEAENGNVRIDLVFDGSQALRTQIEQGANPDIFVSASTKHMKALQDGGFMDDGTVAPFLGNSMALIVPADNLANVTGLADLAEPGTKIVIGTKDVPFGDYTRQVLDKMAADPAYGPAYRDAVMENVISEETAVSSVVPKLTLGEADAAFVYKSDVSKDDLEKVTRIEVPAEYNVMATYPLGILAESPHRAEAESFIAFVRGPDGSAILTEYGFDPIPAES, from the coding sequence ATGAAAGCATCAACCCCGGCAACCCTTGTTGCCCTGACCCTCATGATCATCGCCGGCCTCCTGGTTGCAGGATGCACGACCGCTCAGCAGGCGCCCGAGCAGACCACCCTGACCGTCTTTACGGCCGCATCGCTCACGGGGGCCTTCACGGATATCGGCAAAGCCTACGAGGCAGAGAACGGAAACGTCAGGATCGATCTGGTCTTCGACGGATCGCAGGCCCTCCGCACCCAGATTGAGCAGGGAGCGAACCCCGATATCTTCGTCTCCGCGAGCACGAAGCACATGAAGGCCCTCCAGGACGGCGGGTTCATGGATGACGGTACCGTGGCGCCGTTCCTCGGGAACAGCATGGCCCTGATCGTCCCGGCCGACAACCTGGCAAATGTCACCGGTCTGGCCGACCTGGCTGAACCGGGGACAAAGATCGTCATCGGCACCAAAGACGTCCCCTTCGGCGACTACACCCGGCAGGTGCTCGATAAGATGGCCGCCGACCCCGCATACGGCCCGGCTTACCGGGACGCCGTGATGGAGAACGTCATCTCCGAGGAGACGGCGGTGAGCTCCGTGGTGCCCAAACTGACGCTCGGCGAGGCGGACGCGGCGTTCGTCTACAAGTCCGACGTCTCGAAGGACGACCTCGAGAAGGTGACGCGGATCGAGGTTCCGGCGGAGTACAACGTCATGGCCACGTACCCGCTCGGCATCCTTGCGGAGTCGCCGCACAGGGCCGAAGCGGAGTCCTTCATAGCGTTCGTCCGGGGCCCGGACGGCAGCGCCATCCTGACCGAGTATGGATTCGACCCCATTCCGGCAGAGTCCTGA
- a CDS encoding ABC transporter ATP-binding protein, producing the protein MKRFGDLVAVDHIAFRVREGEVFGFLGPNGAGKTTTMKMIQCISPKSGGTLEVFGMDVDTHHRRIKSRLGVVPQENNLDPDFSAYRNLLVYARYFGIPKRTAEKRADELLAFMQLEEKRDVLVDNLSGGMKRRLIIARALVNEPELLILDEPTIGLDPQARHLIWEKLRSLRAEGNTLVLTTHYLDEAERLCDRLVIMEHGRILVEGAPADLIREHAGNDVVEVERTEKVVAHLDELGLNYDPAGDVIQVFTDHPNDVARELLEVCRHEAAVTVRPATLEDVFLRLTGRSLRE; encoded by the coding sequence TTGAAGCGGTTCGGAGACCTCGTCGCGGTCGACCATATCGCCTTCCGGGTCAGAGAAGGGGAAGTCTTCGGGTTTCTCGGCCCGAACGGAGCGGGAAAGACAACGACCATGAAGATGATCCAGTGCATCTCCCCCAAATCCGGCGGCACCCTGGAGGTCTTCGGGATGGACGTGGATACCCACCACCGCCGGATCAAGAGCCGTCTCGGGGTGGTGCCGCAGGAGAACAACCTCGACCCGGACTTCTCGGCCTACCGGAACCTGCTGGTCTACGCCCGCTACTTCGGCATCCCGAAACGAACGGCGGAGAAGCGGGCCGACGAACTCCTCGCGTTCATGCAGCTCGAGGAGAAACGCGACGTCCTGGTCGACAACCTCTCGGGCGGGATGAAACGGCGGCTGATCATCGCCCGGGCTCTCGTCAACGAACCGGAACTGCTCATCCTCGACGAACCCACCATCGGGCTCGATCCGCAGGCGCGGCACCTGATCTGGGAGAAACTCCGGAGTCTCCGGGCCGAAGGAAACACCCTCGTCCTCACCACCCACTACCTCGACGAAGCGGAACGCCTCTGCGACCGGCTGGTGATCATGGAGCACGGCAGAATCCTCGTCGAGGGCGCCCCGGCGGACCTCATCCGGGAGCACGCGGGAAACGACGTCGTCGAGGTCGAGCGGACGGAGAAGGTGGTTGCCCACCTGGACGAGCTCGGGCTGAACTACGACCCTGCCGGCGACGTGATCCAGGTCTTCACGGATCACCCGAATGACGTCGCACGCGAACTGCTCGAGGTCTGCCGGCACGAGGCGGCGGTGACGGTCCGGCCGGCAACCCTCGAGGACGTCTTTCTGCGGCTGACCGGCCGGAGCCTGCGGGAGTGA
- the nifB gene encoding nitrogenase cofactor biosynthesis protein NifB, whose protein sequence is MADEYRTATVQGREVPYDPEQLRKISEHPCYSDKACHAFGRCHVPVAPKCNIQCNYCIRDFDCVNESRPGVTSRVLAPEEALDLVRNVVKEYPYVKVVGIAGPGEPLANPETFEALRLIHEEFPHLIMCISTNGLALPESIEELAKYDVGNVTVTLNAVDPAIGEKIYSWVEYDGKKYHGREAAELLLSQQMKGIEMAVAKKMFVKINTVYIPGINDEHIPEIAKKVGEMGAFTFNVIPLIPQYKFADITPPTSKEKREMQDQCAPYIKQMRHCARCRADAIGKLGQDVQSCVYQQMKDEKKE, encoded by the coding sequence ATGGCCGACGAGTATCGGACCGCGACGGTCCAGGGCAGGGAGGTTCCTTACGATCCGGAGCAGCTGCGCAAGATCAGCGAGCACCCCTGCTACTCCGATAAAGCGTGCCACGCCTTCGGGCGGTGTCACGTCCCCGTCGCCCCGAAGTGCAACATCCAGTGCAACTACTGCATACGGGACTTCGACTGCGTGAACGAGAGCCGGCCGGGCGTGACGAGCAGGGTGCTCGCCCCGGAGGAGGCGCTCGATCTCGTCAGGAACGTCGTCAAGGAGTACCCGTACGTGAAGGTGGTCGGGATCGCGGGGCCGGGCGAACCGCTCGCAAACCCGGAGACCTTCGAGGCACTGCGGCTGATCCACGAGGAGTTCCCGCACCTGATCATGTGCATCAGCACGAACGGTCTCGCGCTTCCCGAGTCGATCGAGGAACTCGCGAAGTACGACGTCGGGAACGTCACGGTCACGCTCAACGCCGTCGACCCTGCTATCGGCGAGAAGATCTACTCCTGGGTCGAGTACGACGGGAAGAAGTACCACGGGCGCGAGGCGGCCGAACTCCTCCTCTCCCAGCAGATGAAGGGGATCGAGATGGCGGTCGCGAAGAAGATGTTCGTCAAGATCAACACCGTCTACATCCCCGGGATCAACGACGAGCACATCCCCGAGATCGCAAAGAAGGTCGGGGAGATGGGGGCGTTCACCTTCAATGTCATCCCGCTCATCCCGCAGTACAAGTTCGCCGACATCACCCCCCCGACGTCGAAGGAGAAGCGGGAGATGCAGGATCAGTGCGCCCCGTACATCAAGCAGATGCGCCACTGCGCACGCTGCCGGGCGGACGCGATCGGGAAACTGGGCCAGGACGTTCAGTCCTGCGTCTACCAGCAGATGAAGGATGAGAAGAAAGAATAA
- a CDS encoding methyltransferase domain-containing protein has product MIDEVHTDEPPDSRRKGKHRDRRTIGPVPNLEDHVKPDWWRGIFNRLYLKTDGDVVDDPRITEREIDRIARVLHLQPHEKVLDLCCGQGRHTLELARRGYSAEGLDQSHYLIQRARSTAKKEGLPIRFREGDARRLPYRTDTYDVVLILGNSFGYFDSVEEDLRILTEIRRILKPWGRVLLDVADGEYLKEHFQPRSWEWIDDAMFVCRERSLSFDDQRLISREVITDVEKGVVADQFYAEHLYTPEALRRLLEKAGFSGIAFHEIATESQRNQDLGMMERRHIVTAQVRKEWSATKTKGRETAKHVAVLLGDPARPDALKPSCTFDDDDFYTIDQMKAALRELPGYRFTYLCKHETLIQDLPRLKGKVDYVFNLCDEGFNNDARKELHVPALLDMYGIPYTGAGPQSLAFCYDKSLVRGIAKEMGIPVPDACFITPGDRTYDVGMQFPAIVKPNAGDSSFGITQESIAHSIEELSDIINTLRMTLGYDRSLLVEEFLTGKDISVGIIGNPSGYSMVLPVIEEDYSALPPNLPRICGYEAKWLPDSPYWKITSKPADLPEEIEKVIVRCCLALFERLECRDYCRFDWRLDEHGNPKLLEVNPNPGWCWDGHLARMAKYAGLTYAEMLGRILKAAEERFGMEPERDTQEAGKEHLPFDLSQETA; this is encoded by the coding sequence ATGATCGACGAGGTCCACACCGACGAGCCTCCCGATAGCAGACGCAAGGGGAAACACCGGGACAGGAGAACAATCGGTCCGGTCCCGAACCTTGAAGACCATGTAAAACCCGACTGGTGGAGAGGAATCTTCAATCGCCTCTACTTAAAGACCGACGGCGACGTCGTCGACGACCCGCGGATCACCGAGCGGGAGATCGACCGGATCGCCCGGGTTCTGCACCTCCAGCCCCACGAAAAAGTCCTCGATCTCTGCTGTGGCCAGGGCAGGCACACCCTCGAACTCGCGCGCAGGGGCTACAGCGCCGAAGGCCTCGACCAGTCGCACTACCTGATCCAGCGGGCCCGGTCGACCGCGAAGAAAGAGGGGCTTCCCATCCGGTTCCGGGAGGGAGACGCCCGGCGGCTCCCGTACCGCACCGACACCTACGACGTCGTCCTCATCCTCGGGAACAGTTTCGGCTACTTCGACTCCGTCGAGGAGGATCTCCGGATCCTCACCGAGATCCGGCGCATCCTCAAACCCTGGGGCCGGGTGCTCCTGGACGTCGCCGACGGCGAGTACTTAAAAGAACACTTCCAGCCGAGGTCGTGGGAGTGGATCGACGACGCCATGTTCGTCTGCCGCGAGAGATCGCTCTCGTTCGACGACCAGCGCCTGATATCCCGCGAGGTGATCACCGACGTCGAGAAGGGCGTCGTGGCCGACCAGTTCTACGCCGAGCACCTCTACACCCCAGAGGCGCTCCGGCGGCTCCTTGAGAAGGCGGGGTTCTCAGGCATCGCCTTCCACGAGATCGCGACCGAGTCGCAGCGCAACCAGGATCTCGGCATGATGGAGCGCCGCCACATCGTCACCGCGCAGGTCAGGAAGGAATGGTCTGCGACGAAGACGAAAGGCCGGGAGACGGCAAAACACGTCGCGGTGCTCCTCGGCGACCCGGCAAGGCCCGACGCCCTGAAACCCTCCTGCACCTTCGACGACGACGACTTCTACACCATCGACCAGATGAAGGCGGCGCTGCGGGAACTGCCCGGTTACCGGTTCACCTACCTCTGCAAACACGAGACGCTGATCCAGGATCTCCCGCGGCTGAAGGGGAAGGTGGACTACGTCTTCAACCTCTGCGACGAGGGGTTCAACAACGACGCGAGGAAAGAACTCCACGTGCCGGCGCTCCTCGATATGTACGGGATCCCGTACACGGGAGCCGGGCCGCAGTCGCTCGCGTTCTGCTACGACAAATCGCTCGTGCGCGGGATTGCGAAGGAGATGGGGATCCCGGTGCCGGACGCCTGCTTCATCACCCCCGGCGACCGCACCTACGACGTCGGGATGCAGTTCCCGGCGATCGTCAAGCCGAACGCCGGCGACTCCTCGTTCGGCATCACGCAAGAGAGCATCGCCCACTCCATCGAGGAACTCTCCGACATCATCAATACGCTGCGGATGACGCTCGGCTACGACCGCTCGCTCCTCGTCGAGGAGTTCCTCACGGGAAAAGACATCAGCGTCGGGATCATCGGGAATCCGTCGGGATACAGCATGGTGCTGCCCGTCATCGAGGAGGACTACTCCGCGCTGCCGCCGAATCTCCCCCGCATCTGCGGCTACGAGGCGAAGTGGCTCCCGGACTCGCCGTACTGGAAGATCACCTCAAAGCCGGCGGATCTCCCCGAGGAGATCGAGAAGGTGATCGTGCGGTGCTGCCTCGCCCTCTTCGAACGCCTGGAGTGCCGCGACTACTGCCGGTTCGACTGGCGGCTCGACGAGCACGGCAACCCGAAACTCCTCGAGGTCAACCCGAACCCCGGCTGGTGCTGGGACGGTCACCTCGCCAGGATGGCGAAGTACGCGGGCCTGACCTACGCCGAGATGCTCGGCCGGATCCTGAAAGCCGCGGAGGAACGGTTTGGTATGGAGCCGGAGCGGGATACGCAGGAGGCCGGCAAGGAACACCTCCCGTTCGACCTCAGCCAGGAAACGGCCTGA
- a CDS encoding ABC transporter ATP-binding protein has product MLSFSAVRQLRDFTLDVTLSVGCGETLVLVGENGAGKSTVLNLISGILTPDRGEIVLGERRLYSGEEGIDVPAESRKVGHLFQSYALFPHMTVFENVAFGLRCRKVSRPEIAFSVTNQLRAMNLADLADVNVGRLSGGQRQRVALARALVLDPDILLLDEPLAAVDMRAQAAMRMELRDRIRSAGIPCIVVTHNLRDALELADRLCLLEEGNVVAEGAPEEVLGMQDNGFIASFAGSEPHNGFMPRASITGHSRRLPDSRPLG; this is encoded by the coding sequence ATGCTCTCGTTCTCTGCCGTCCGGCAACTCCGCGACTTCACTCTCGACGTCACGCTCTCGGTCGGGTGCGGGGAGACCCTCGTCCTCGTCGGCGAGAACGGGGCGGGCAAGTCCACGGTGCTGAACCTGATCTCCGGCATCCTCACCCCTGACCGTGGGGAGATCGTCCTCGGGGAGAGGAGGCTCTACTCAGGCGAGGAGGGGATCGACGTCCCCGCCGAGAGCCGGAAGGTCGGCCACCTCTTCCAGTCTTACGCCCTCTTCCCGCATATGACCGTCTTTGAGAACGTGGCGTTCGGCCTCCGCTGCCGGAAGGTCTCGCGGCCGGAGATCGCGTTCTCCGTGACGAACCAGCTCCGCGCGATGAACCTCGCCGATCTTGCGGACGTCAACGTCGGCAGGCTCTCGGGCGGGCAGCGGCAGCGGGTGGCCCTCGCCCGGGCGCTGGTGCTCGACCCGGACATCCTCCTCCTCGACGAACCGCTCGCCGCCGTCGATATGCGGGCGCAGGCTGCGATGCGAATGGAACTCCGCGACCGGATACGGAGCGCCGGCATCCCCTGCATCGTCGTCACCCACAACCTCCGCGACGCCCTCGAACTCGCCGATCGCCTCTGCCTCCTCGAAGAAGGGAACGTGGTGGCCGAGGGTGCGCCGGAGGAGGTGCTCGGCATGCAGGATAACGGGTTCATCGCGAGTTTTGCCGGGTCGGAACCCCACAACGGCTTTATGCCCCGGGCGTCTATCACTGGTCATAGCCGGAGGCTGCCGGACTCCCGGCCCCTCGGATGA
- the hisF gene encoding imidazole glycerol phosphate synthase subunit HisF gives MVLTKRIIPCLDLKDGRVVKGTHFVGLRDAGDPVELAQRYNEQGADEVVFLDITATREDRGTIIDVVQRAADQLFLPLTIGGGIRTIEDMKQILRAGADKVSINSSAVADPNLISQGAERFGTQCIVVAVDVRRNYETAPGKTPITLPGGQVCWYEVVTHGGSRGTGLDAVAWVREAEERGAGEILLTSMETDGTKEGFDIPITRAVSETVGIPVVASGGVGTLDHFYDGFTEGKADACLAASVFHYGEFTVRQVKEYLAGRGIPVRL, from the coding sequence ATGGTTTTGACCAAGCGGATCATCCCCTGCCTGGACCTCAAGGACGGGCGGGTGGTCAAGGGCACGCACTTCGTCGGCCTGCGCGATGCGGGCGATCCCGTGGAACTCGCCCAGCGCTACAACGAGCAGGGCGCGGACGAGGTGGTCTTCCTCGACATCACCGCCACCAGGGAAGACCGGGGCACCATCATCGACGTCGTGCAGCGGGCGGCCGACCAGCTCTTTCTCCCGCTCACCATCGGCGGCGGCATCCGGACGATCGAGGATATGAAGCAGATCCTCCGGGCGGGCGCGGACAAGGTGAGCATCAACTCGAGCGCCGTCGCCGACCCGAACCTGATCTCGCAGGGCGCAGAGCGGTTCGGCACCCAGTGCATCGTCGTCGCCGTCGACGTCCGGCGCAACTACGAGACGGCACCGGGAAAGACGCCGATAACCCTCCCCGGCGGCCAGGTGTGCTGGTACGAGGTCGTGACCCACGGCGGGAGCCGGGGCACGGGGCTTGACGCCGTCGCCTGGGTGAGAGAGGCGGAGGAGCGCGGGGCGGGCGAGATCCTGCTCACCAGCATGGAGACCGACGGGACGAAGGAAGGGTTCGATATCCCGATCACGAGAGCAGTCTCGGAGACGGTCGGCATCCCGGTGGTCGCGAGCGGCGGCGTGGGGACGCTCGACCACTTCTACGACGGATTCACGGAAGGAAAGGCCGACGCCTGCCTCGCGGCAAGCGTCTTCCACTACGGCGAGTTCACCGTCCGCCAGGTCAAGGAGTATCTGGCAGGGCGGGGTATCCCGGTACGGCTCTGA
- a CDS encoding ABC transporter permease, whose protein sequence is MDSTPFRQSPEVTRPEGGLARVSRAGLALLVAALVALFLLFVTLPVASLFLRISPEAFLRSLAEPVVLDALSLSLATATVSTAIVVVFGTPLALVNARHDYPGRAIVDTLTDLPIVLPPAVAGIALLMAFGRRGVVGQYLDQFGISIAFTTVAVILAQVFVASPFYIRQARASFEAVDRIYEDAARTLGASPMKVALRVTIPLAWGGLISGAILSFARALGEFGATIMFAGNFQGRTQTMPLAIYTTMQGDLDAAISLAIVLVVISFAVIAAVKIMTRRRL, encoded by the coding sequence ATGGATTCGACCCCATTCCGGCAGAGTCCTGAGGTGACCCGGCCCGAAGGTGGCCTGGCGCGAGTCTCGAGGGCGGGTCTTGCCCTCCTCGTCGCCGCCCTCGTCGCCCTCTTCCTCCTCTTCGTCACGCTGCCGGTCGCCTCGCTCTTCCTGCGCATATCGCCTGAGGCGTTCCTCCGGTCGCTCGCCGAACCGGTGGTGCTCGACGCGCTCTCCCTCTCGCTAGCCACCGCGACGGTGAGCACGGCGATCGTCGTCGTCTTCGGGACGCCGCTTGCCCTGGTGAATGCCCGGCACGACTACCCGGGGAGGGCGATCGTCGATACGCTCACCGATCTCCCCATCGTCCTGCCGCCGGCGGTGGCGGGCATCGCACTCCTCATGGCGTTCGGCCGCCGGGGCGTGGTCGGGCAGTACCTCGACCAATTCGGTATCAGCATCGCCTTCACCACGGTCGCGGTGATCCTCGCGCAGGTCTTCGTGGCCTCGCCGTTCTACATCCGGCAGGCGAGGGCGAGTTTCGAGGCGGTCGACCGCATCTACGAGGATGCGGCCCGGACGCTCGGGGCATCCCCCATGAAGGTCGCCCTCCGGGTCACCATCCCGCTTGCTTGGGGCGGGCTCATCTCGGGTGCGATACTCTCGTTCGCCCGGGCGCTCGGGGAGTTCGGCGCCACGATCATGTTTGCCGGAAACTTCCAGGGACGAACCCAGACGATGCCGCTTGCCATCTACACGACGATGCAGGGCGACCTCGATGCCGCGATCAGCCTCGCGATCGTCCTCGTCGTGATATCGTTTGCGGTGATCGCCGCGGTGAAGATCATGACCCGGCGGAGGCTCTGA
- a CDS encoding adenosylhomocysteinase codes for MESGDLKIAWARQYMPVLSSIRKRFVEEKPFSGMTIGMALHVEAKTAVLVETLAAGGAEVYITGCNPLSTQDDVSMALDTRERIHSYARRGANVEEYYAAIDRVLDARPAITIDDGMDLIHRIHTERREVLDSIIGGCEETTTGIHRLRAMAQDGALRFPVVAVNDTPMKHFFDNVHGTGESSLASIMITTNILIAGKRFVVAGYGYCGRGLAQKARSLGARVIVTEVDPRRALQAHMDGFDVMTMDEAAALGDIFVTTTGNTSILTEQHFKSLKDGAILANAGHFNVEIDVDWLASHADSTVHRDGIDTYVLGGKAVHVLAEGRLVNLATPKGMGHPVEVMDLSFAVQALSAEFIAKHGRELAPGVHDVPSAIDEAVARLKLDALGLSIDRLTAEQETYMSSWTIGT; via the coding sequence ATGGAGTCTGGAGACCTAAAAATTGCGTGGGCGCGGCAGTACATGCCGGTGCTCTCGTCCATTCGGAAGCGTTTTGTCGAGGAGAAGCCGTTCTCCGGCATGACTATCGGCATGGCCCTGCACGTCGAGGCGAAGACCGCGGTGCTGGTCGAGACGCTCGCAGCAGGTGGCGCCGAGGTATACATCACGGGGTGCAACCCCCTCTCGACCCAGGACGACGTCTCGATGGCGCTCGATACCCGGGAACGGATTCACTCCTACGCCCGCCGGGGCGCCAACGTCGAGGAGTACTATGCGGCCATCGACCGGGTGCTCGACGCCCGCCCCGCGATCACCATCGACGACGGGATGGACCTGATCCACCGCATCCACACCGAGCGGCGGGAGGTGCTTGACTCGATCATCGGCGGGTGCGAGGAGACCACGACCGGCATCCACCGGCTCCGCGCGATGGCGCAGGACGGGGCGCTCAGGTTCCCGGTCGTCGCCGTCAACGACACCCCGATGAAGCACTTCTTCGACAACGTCCACGGCACCGGCGAGAGTTCGCTCGCGTCGATCATGATCACCACAAACATCCTCATCGCCGGAAAGCGGTTCGTCGTCGCCGGCTACGGCTACTGCGGCCGGGGGCTCGCGCAGAAGGCCCGGAGCCTCGGCGCCCGCGTCATCGTGACCGAAGTCGACCCCCGGCGTGCGCTCCAGGCGCACATGGACGGGTTCGACGTCATGACGATGGACGAGGCGGCAGCGCTCGGCGATATCTTCGTCACCACCACCGGCAACACCAGCATCCTCACCGAACAGCACTTCAAGAGCCTGAAGGACGGGGCGATCCTCGCGAACGCCGGCCACTTCAACGTCGAGATCGACGTCGACTGGCTCGCGTCGCACGCTGACTCCACCGTCCACCGGGACGGCATCGACACCTACGTGCTCGGCGGGAAGGCCGTCCACGTCCTTGCCGAAGGAAGGCTCGTGAACCTCGCGACGCCGAAGGGCATGGGCCACCCCGTCGAGGTCATGGACCTGAGTTTTGCCGTCCAGGCGCTCTCCGCCGAGTTCATCGCGAAGCACGGCCGCGAACTCGCTCCCGGCGTGCACGACGTCCCGTCCGCAATCGACGAGGCCGTGGCACGGCTGAAACTCGACGCGCTCGGCCTCTCGATCGACCGGCTGACGGCCGAGCAGGAGACCTACATGAGCAGCTGGACGATTGGGACGTAA
- a CDS encoding CxxC-x17-CxxC domain-containing protein, which translates to MEERYPRRGPRSYDDRPREFHKAVCSDCGKECEVPFTPTEGRPVYCLDCLPKHRKPRF; encoded by the coding sequence ATGGAAGAGAGATACCCCCGCAGGGGCCCCCGATCGTATGACGACCGTCCCCGCGAGTTCCACAAGGCGGTCTGTTCCGACTGCGGCAAAGAGTGCGAAGTTCCTTTCACGCCCACGGAGGGTCGGCCGGTCTACTGCCTCGACTGCCTCCCGAAGCACAGGAAACCCCGGTTCTGA
- a CDS encoding CxxC-x17-CxxC domain-containing protein: protein MEERYPRRGPRSYDDRPREFHKAVCADCGKECEVPFKPTEGRPVYCRDCLPKHRKPRF, encoded by the coding sequence ATGGAAGAGAGATACCCCCGCAGGGGCCCCCGTTCTTACGACGACCGCCCCCGCGAGTTCCACAAGGCAGTCTGCGCTGACTGCGGCAAAGAGTGCGAAGTTCCTTTCAAGCCTACGGAGGGTCGGCCAGTCTACTGCCGCGACTGCCTCCCGAAGCACAGAAAACCCCGATTCTAA
- a CDS encoding DNA-3-methyladenine glycosylase family protein has translation MTTIQLRPDQPFDLDLTLSCGQAFRWEQADGWWQGVAGGRAVRIRQDTNRLTFTGADAGFVRDYFRLDQDLPGILSSIDRDPAIGAAVRECRGLRLVRQSPWECLASYLCATNTNIPAVKRRVALMAERYGRPIDEPSGRAYAFPEPEVLAGVPHGDLWDCKLGYRTDYVREAAGYAAEHPDWAERIAALPFEEARQALMQLKGVGPKAADCVLLFAFGFFEAFPVDVWIRRIVGETYLPDLGGKNCTPAEYERIRRFSRDYFGEYAGYAQEYLYCARGPARRAQ, from the coding sequence ATGACGACGATACAACTCCGGCCCGACCAGCCGTTCGACCTCGACCTGACGCTCTCCTGCGGGCAGGCGTTCCGCTGGGAGCAGGCGGACGGGTGGTGGCAGGGCGTCGCCGGCGGCCGGGCCGTCAGGATACGGCAGGATACAAACCGGCTCACATTTACCGGGGCGGATGCAGGGTTCGTCCGCGACTACTTCCGGCTCGACCAGGACCTTCCCGGGATCCTCTCGTCGATCGACCGCGACCCGGCTATCGGCGCCGCCGTCCGGGAGTGCAGGGGGCTCCGCCTGGTCAGACAATCTCCGTGGGAGTGCCTGGCCTCGTATCTCTGCGCCACGAACACGAACATCCCGGCGGTGAAGCGGCGGGTCGCCCTGATGGCGGAACGCTACGGGAGACCGATAGACGAACCCTCCGGCAGGGCATACGCGTTCCCGGAGCCGGAGGTGCTCGCCGGGGTTCCGCACGGGGACTTATGGGACTGCAAACTCGGCTACCGGACGGACTACGTTCGCGAGGCTGCCGGATATGCGGCGGAGCACCCGGACTGGGCGGAGCGGATCGCCGCCCTTCCGTTCGAGGAGGCGCGGCAGGCGCTGATGCAGTTAAAGGGCGTCGGACCGAAGGCGGCGGACTGCGTGCTCCTCTTTGCGTTCGGATTCTTCGAGGCGTTCCCGGTCGATGTCTGGATACGCCGGATCGTGGGGGAGACGTATCTCCCCGATCTTGGCGGCAAAAACTGCACCCCGGCGGAGTACGAGCGGATCCGGAGATTTAGCCGGGACTACTTCGGGGAGTATGCCGGATACGCGCAGGAGTATCTCTACTGCGCACGCGGCCCGGCGCGCCGGGCGCAGTGA
- a CDS encoding ABC transporter permease, with the protein MIDITARVQSVWRRNWDAFLRTYRVNFIPPFIEPVLYLLALGFGLGTYIEAVDGIPYPVFIAPALVSISVMYSAFFECTYSSFVRMYYQKTFDAIIATPVGIDEVIAGEMIWGATRGMIYATLMLPVLLLFNVVSMPSSLLLIPFAFLAGLLFAGIAMCFTAITPSIDALNYPSFLFITPMFLFSGTFFPLDLLPEPIQYFALATLPLTHVVGFNRAITLSAFSPVNLLNLAWIAVATMIFFVLAIRLMRRRLIV; encoded by the coding sequence ATGATCGATATCACCGCGAGAGTACAGAGCGTCTGGCGGAGGAACTGGGACGCCTTCCTCAGGACCTACCGGGTGAACTTCATCCCGCCCTTCATCGAGCCGGTCCTCTACCTCCTGGCGCTGGGGTTCGGTCTCGGAACCTACATCGAGGCGGTCGACGGGATCCCCTACCCCGTCTTCATCGCACCCGCCCTCGTCTCGATATCGGTGATGTACTCGGCCTTCTTCGAGTGTACCTACTCCTCGTTCGTCCGGATGTACTACCAGAAGACGTTCGACGCCATCATCGCAACCCCGGTCGGCATCGACGAGGTGATCGCAGGGGAGATGATCTGGGGCGCCACCCGGGGGATGATCTACGCCACGCTGATGCTCCCCGTGCTCCTCCTCTTTAACGTCGTCTCCATGCCGTCGTCCCTGCTCCTCATACCCTTCGCGTTCCTCGCCGGCCTCCTCTTTGCAGGCATCGCGATGTGCTTCACCGCGATCACCCCGAGCATCGACGCGCTGAACTACCCCTCGTTCCTCTTCATCACCCCGATGTTCCTCTTCTCGGGGACGTTCTTCCCGCTCGACCTCCTGCCCGAACCGATCCAGTACTTCGCCCTCGCCACGTTGCCGCTCACGCACGTCGTCGGCTTCAACCGGGCAATCACGCTCTCGGCGTTCTCGCCGGTAAACCTCCTCAATCTCGCCTGGATAGCGGTGGCTACCATGATCTTCTTCGTCCTCGCCATCAGGCTGATGCGAAGGAGGCTCATCGTGTGA